The Gloeomargarita sp. SKYB120 genomic interval TGCAACTATGTCCCACCCAAGACCTCATCCTCACCGACATTGAACCGGCTTGGCGGGGGCGGATTACCCACATCCTGCGGGAGCATGGGGTGCCCTTGCCGGATGAGCTGTCCCCCCTGCGGCAACTGGGCATGGCCTGTCCAGCGTTGCCCACCTGCGGCCTGGCGATTACCGAGTCGGAGCGGGTGTTTCCCGACCTGTTGCAGCAGATCGAAACGGTTTGGGCGGATTTGGGACTGGGCGATACACCGCTGATTGTGCGCATGACCGGTTGTCCCAACGGCTGCGCCCGTCCCTACCTGGCGGAAGTGGGCTTGGTGGGAACTTCACCGGGCTATTACCAAGTCTGGGTAGGTGCGAGTCCCAACGGCGACCGTTTAGCCCAAGTCCTGTGGGAAAAAGTCGCCCTCACCGACCTTCCCCAAGCCCTGCGACCCGTTTTCGCCTACTACAAGCAAGAGCGCTACATGGGCGAGCGGTTTGGGGACTTTTGCCAGCGGGTGGGCGTGACGCGCCTGCAGGAGTTGGTCGCTTGACCTGCTATTGTACATACAAAAATTAGGCGTCATAAAGCCGAAAAATCCCTTAAGAATGGGTTGAGCGGGTTGCCAAGGGATAACGAATCTTCCTACACTAAGGTCACGTATCACAGCGCAACCGATGACTCAGGCTCCTGCTCGTTCCCGGCGCACGCCCTACCAGCCCCAAAACCGGCGACGGATTTTGTGTGTGTTCCCCCGCTACACGCCCGCCTTTGGCACCTTTCACCACGCCTACGAACTCATGCCAGGGGTGAAAGCGTTTATGCCGCCCCAGGGGTTGCTCGTCGTGTCCGCCTACATGCCGGAGTCGTGGGACGTGCGCCTGATTGATGAAAATATCCGGCCTGTGCGGGAGTGGGAATATCGCTGGGCGGATGCGGTCATCATCAGCGGCATGCATATTCAAAAACCCCAGATTTTAGAAATCAATCGCAAGGCGCACCGCTACGGCAAGATCACGGTGTTGGGGGGGCCATCGGTGTCCGCTTGTCCGGAGTATTATCCCGATGTGGATATCTTGCATCTGGGGGAATTGGGGGATGCCACCGACGCCGTGATTGCCTATTTGGATGCCCACACCGAGCGTCCGAAAAACCAAATCATTTTCCGCACCAAAGAACGGGTGCCCCTGCACGAATTTCCCATTCCCGCCTACGAAAAATTGCCCCTGGACCGCTATTTCATTGGCAGCATCCAGTTCTCCAGCGGTTGCCCCTATCACTGCGAGTTTTGTGATATTCCCGCGTTGTATGGCAACAATCCCCGCTTGAAAACCCCCCAGCAAATCCTCGAAGAATTAGATGCGATCTTGGCATCAGGCAATCCGGGCGCCATTTACTTTGTGGATGACAATTTTGTGGGAAATCGCAAGGCGGTTATGCAACTGTTGCCCCATTTGATCGAGTGGCAGAAAAAACGGGGGTATCCGGTGCAATTTGCCTGCGAAGCCACCCTCAATCTCGCTCAAAGTCCTAAGATTCTCGCCATGATGCGGGAAGCCTATTTTTGCACAGTTTTTTGTGGGATTGAAACGCCCGAACCCGAAGCCCTGCACGCCATTTCCAAAGACCACAACTTGAGCTTGCCTATTCTTGAGGCCGTGAAAATTCTCAACAGTTATGGGCTGGAAGTGGTCTCGGGCATCATTATGGGGTTGGATACGGACACGCCGGCGACCGCTGACCGGATTTTGGAGTTTATCCGGTTGTCCAACATTCCCATGCTGACCATTAACTTGCTCTACGCCTTGCCGAAAACGCCCCTGTGGGAGCGGCTCGAAAAAGAAGGGCGCTTGATTTTTGACGAAAACCGCGAATCGAATGTGGACTTTCTCATGCCCTACGAGCAGGTGGTGGCTATGTGGCGCAAGTGCATTACCCAGGCCTACACGCCGGAATTTATTTACCAGCGCTTTGCCTATAACTTGAAGCACACCTATCCCAACCGCATTCAACCGCCCAATAGCCCCGCCCGCACCAATTGGAAAAATATCCTCAAAGGCTTGCGGCTGTTGGCCAATATCTTTGTCAAAGTGGGGCTGTTGAGCGACTACCGGGATGCGTTCTGGAAATTTGCAAAACTGGCATTGCAGCAGGGCCAAATTGAATACCTGATCAGCGCCGCGTTAGTCAGTCATCACTTAATTAAATTTGCGCGGGAGTGTGGTCAGGGGCAGCAGTCCGCCTCATTCTATTCCCAGAAAGTTCGCCACCCCGTTGCCGTCACCACCAGCTACTAACTGACGGGCTGTACCTTCTGGCTTTCAGACCCCACAATCTTGCCGCGAAAGACCACGTAGTTGTAGATGTTATAGCCAAGCACGATGGGGATCAAAAAGCCCACAAACGTCAGCATGAACACCAGCGTACTCGGGGCCGCCGCCGCTTGATAAATGGTAATGCTGGGGGGAATGATGTTGGGGAAAATGAGAAAGCCCAACCCGATAAACGACAGGGCAAAAATCAAAAACGTGTAAACGATGGGAGCCATCTCTTGCCGCAACTGCAAGCTCCGCAACAGGGCGATGATGAGCAGGAGACCCAGCACCGGAATCGCCCCAAAGATATACACCATGGGCCGGGAAAACAGCAACTCCCGTGCGGGTTCCGACAGCAGGGGCGTACTCACTGTGATAAACACAGCACCGGCCAAAGTTGTCCAAGTCGCAATCGTCGCTGTGCGGTAGTGGGTCTGTTGCAATTCGCCCGTTGTTTTCAGAATGAGATACGTCGAGCCAATCAGCACGTAACCTTGAATCAGCGTCAGGGCCACAATCACCGAGCGCCAGGTCAACCAGTCCCACGGCGTGCCGACAAAATGCCCCGCTGCGTCCACCTTGATCCCTTCAAACACCGTGCCGAGTGCAAATCCCTGTCCCAGAGCTGCCAGGAAACTCCCCACCCCAAACGCGATATTCCAGACCATCTTGTTGTCGGCGTTCTCGCGGAATTCAAAGGACACCGCCCGCAGGATCAGTCCCACCACCATGATCACCAGCGGGATATACAGGGCTTGCAGGATGGTGGCATAGGCCAGGGGAAACGCCCCAAACAGCGACCCGCCCATCAGCACCAGCCATGTTTCATTGGCATCCCACACATTGCCCAAGCTGGTCATCAAGATGCTGCGCCGTTCTTCCCCTTTCGCCGTCAGGGACAAAATTCCCACTCCCAGGTCAAACCCGTCCAGTAGCACATACAGAAACAAGAACAGGCCCAGGATGAAAAACCACACCTGCGGCAGGAAATGGGCTAATGGGTCAAGCGATGACTGCATCGGGCACCTCCCTATCCCTAAAACTTCGCTTCCGCTGGGCGTTGGTCCGGTAAATGTTGCGCCGGTTCGATAACGACAGTGGGTTGCACAGCCGCCCGGGGCGCTGGTAGCGACAAATTCGGCCCCTTGAGAATAATCTTGCGCCCAAAGTACAGCGTCATCACAAAGAACACGGCATACATCAGCATCAACCCCGACAGGGAGAACAACACCAACTGGGGCGGCAAATGGGACGCCGATTCCACCGTGCGCAATTGCCCATAGACGAGCCAAGGTTGCCGGCCCACACACCGCACAATCCAGCCCGCTTCCACCGCAATGTAGCCCAGTGGCCCAGCATACACCCACGACCAGAGCAGCCACTTGTTTTGGCTAATCGTCTCCGGCTGAAGTTTCCCGCGCCACCATTGCACCAGGGACACCGCCATCAACCCAGCGAAAAACAGCCCAATGGCAATCATGACCCGGAAGGAGTAATACACCAATCCCACCAGGCGGGGCCGGTCTTGGGGCGACCACTCCTTTAACCCCAAAATGGGCGTATCCAGCGCTGGTTTGAACTCTAGTAAATAACTCAACAGACCTGGAATTTTCAGCTCCCATGTATTCGTCTCCAACTGGTTGTTCGGCAGCGCCAGCAAGGTCCAATCGGCAGGGGTATGTGCTGGAATCGTCTCCCACAAAGCTTCCATCGCCGCCAGTTTAGTGGGCTGGTAATGATACACCTGTTCCGCGCTCCAATGCCCCAGCAGAATCTGCAATGGCGCCACAATCACCAAAACCGTCAACGCAATCTTGAACGAACGACTGAAAAACTCCGTTTCCCGCTTATTCAAGAGATACCAGGCGCTAATGCCCCCAATCACAAACAACGCCGTCTCAAACGTGGCGAAAAACATGTGCAAAAAACTGTGCAGCATAAAGGGGTTGCCAATCGCGCGGAAATAGTCTTGCACGATAAATTTGCCATTGGCAAACACTCCCCCCGCCGGCGTCTGCAACCAAGAATTGGCCGTCAAAATCCAAAACGTAGAAAGGTTCGCCCCAATCGCCACCAGAATGGTCGAAATCAGGTGAATCACCGGCGGCACCCGTTCCCAGCCAAAGACCATAATGCCTAGGAAACTGGCCTCCAGCATGAACGCCATCGTGCCTTCAAAGCCCAGCAACGTTCCAAAGAAATCCCCCACCGACTCCGAAAACGGCGCCCAGTTCAGCCCAAACTGAAATGCCATGGGCAACCCTGACGCCACCCCGATGCCAAAATTCAATAGATACAACTTCGACCAGAAACGGGCGTGGTGGTAGTAGGCCAGGTTACGGGTTTTCAGCCACAGCGCTTCCACAATGACCAGGTAAATCGCCATGCCTGTGGTTAACACCGGCCAGAGCATGTGAAAAATGGCCGTCAGGGCAAATTGCCAGCGCGAGAGCGTCACCGTATCCAGCCACGTTTCCAGCATAAATACCTAGGGAATAGTCACGAATACACTCCTGTTATAGAAGCGGGTCTGGACTTGCCCTGACGGATTACAGATTTTTTTTACGATGGTTGACGAACAGTGAATAGAGCGTTACACAGCGACGGGAGCCAACCAGTCCTGGGGTTTCAGGAATTCCTGGGTCAACTGGGCTTCGGGACTACCGGGTTCCGGCGTGTAGCAATACTCCCAGCGGGCCAAGGGGGGCATGGACATCAGGATGGACTCGGTGCGCCCGTTGGTTTGCAGCCCGAAAATCGTGCCCCGGTCATAGATGAGATTGAATTCCACATAGCGCCCGCGCCGGTAGAGTTGGAATTGCCGTTCCCGGTCGCCATAGACCATATCCCGCCGTCGTTCCACGATGGGCATATAGGCCGGCAAAAAAGCTTGGGCGCAGCTTTGCACCATGCGGAATATATCCTCCCAACTGCGGGGGGGTAGTTCACCCACTTTATTGCTGTAAATCGCCGCGTTGCCCTGGGAATGGTTCCCCCGGTACAGCAGTCCAACGCCGTCCTGGTAATCGAAGAAAATGCCGCCAATCCCGCGCGTTTCCTGACGATGCTTTAAGTAAAAGTATTCATCACACCAGCGTTTGAAAACGGGGTAATACTCGGGGTGATGGGCATCGAGCGCTTCCTTGTGTACCCGGTGAAAATGTACCGCATCCTCTCGGAACGGGTAGTAGGGCGTCAAATCCGCGCCGCCACCAAACCACCACACCGGCCCCGCTTCAAAGTAGCGATAGTTCAAATGCACCGTAGGCACGTAGGGATTGCGGGGGTGGAGCACCAGGGACGTGCCAGTGGCGTAAAACGCATGACCCTTGGCTTCGGGTCGCTGCTCCAGGATAGATGGGGGAAGCTGTTGGCCCCAGACCTCGGAAAAATTAACGCCGCCCCGTTCCAACAGCGCGCCGCCTTCCATCACCCGCGAACGACCGCCGCCCCCTTCTGGCCGCTCCCAGGTGTCCTCCCGAAACTTGCCCTTGCCATCAGCCGCTTCCAACGCTTGACAAATCTCGTCCTGCAATTGCCGTAAAAACGCGCTCACCCGTTGCCGCGCATCACTCGGCGGTAGTCCTGGCGTGGTCATGGGTCGTTCTCCTCGTCAACACTGCTCCCTACTATACCAGGAAACCAGTCACTATTGTCAACAAGCGTCGCTTATTAACAATCAACAAGTTGTTTTATTGCCAACGCGGGGTGCGCGGGCGACCAATCCCAACTGGGCGAGCAGTGCCTGGTCTTGCTGGTAGCTAGGGCAAGGGGTGGTGCGGGTGAGCATCTGGCCGTCATCGCTGGAGAAGATGGAGTTCACCCCCGCCAAGAAACACAACGCCTGTTCTGCAGGACTCAGGTGGGCGCGCCCGGCGGCGAGACGCAAATCGCTCTTGGGCATGAGAATCCGGGCGGTTGCCAGCACCCGCAGCACATCCCACAGGGGCACCGGTTCTTGATTCGCCATCGGTGTTCCCGGCACCCGCGACAGGATGTTAATGGGCACCGATTCGGGGTGGGGTTGGAGACAGGCCAACGTCGTCAGTAACTCAATCCGGTCCTGATGGGTTTCTCCCAACCCGAGAATCCCCCCGCAGCAGACCGTGATGGGCGTTTGCCGGATATGGGCGATGGTGTTCAGGCGGTCGTCGTAGGTGCGGGTGGTGATCACCTGGGGATAATACCGGCGGGACGTGTCCAGGTTGTGGTTGTAGGCGTACAAGCCCGCCTCGCTCAACCGTTGCGCCTGCTCTGGTGTCAGCATCCCCAGCGTGCAACACACTTCTAATCCCAGGTCGGTCACCCGGCGAATCATCTCCAGCACTTGGTCAAACTGTCGTCCCGGTCGCACTTCCCGCCAGGCCGCTCCCAAGCACAGCCGGCTGACGCCTTGAGCTTTGGCGCGCTGGGCAATCGCCACCACCTCTTCCACATCCATCAATGGTTGCGGGGTGATCCCGGTCTGGTAGTGAGCCGATTGGGCGCAGTAGGCGCAATCTTCGGGGCAGCCGCCGGTTTTCACCGACACCAACTTGCACACTTGCACGTCGCGGGGGGGATGGTAACGCCGGTGAACATTAGCCGCCTGAACGATTAGTTCCAGCAGGGGTTGCTCGTAAATCGCTTGCACTTCTGCCACTTGCCAGTCGTAGCGACAGTCCCGCTCCGTCGTTGTCATTCCCATTGCCTCGTAACCGGATCATCACCACTTTGCCTGGAAACTGTCCCTACGGCAATAGGCGCTGGCGCGTTTGGGAACGGGGTCGCTCCCGCACAATCTCCTGACACTCCACGGTTTGGCCGTCCTGGCTCCGCAGCAAGTAGTGCAAAGGCTTTTCCTGCAAGATTTTCCACGGCAAGGCCGCCATTTGCCCCCGCAATAACAGCCAATCCAAACAATCCCGGTCTAAGCACAGCAGCCGCACCCATCCCTGGTCACTGGACTTGGCTCCCCCAATCAGATGCAGTTGGGTACGCCGGCGCAATTGATACCAAAAACCCGTTGGTGGCACGCCACCTGGTCGTTGCAGGGAAATCAACGGGTCAGTGAGCCCCAGCGCTTGCTCGTAGTGGTAGTAGTAATGCAGGGGAACATCGGCCCGTGGCAACCTCAAATCCTCATCGAAGAAGCGCCGCGCCGCCTCCAGGTCGGACGTCATCACGGTATAGACTTTGGGGGAACTGCGCAGGAATAACCATAGGGCCGTGGCGTAGCCAACCAGCAGCAACACCATGACCCCCTGGGGCGAGAGCAACCCGTCCATGGTTACTGCAGCGGTTGGGGAGAGAGCCTGGGATTTTGGGCTGTGAGTTTCACTTCTTTAACTTCGCCTTTCTCACCCAAGGGCTGGGGTGGCCCATCGTTAATCCGCACCTGCACCTCCCCAGCGTTGCCCGCCGCTAACACCAAAGTTTCCCGCGCCGTCCAGCGTTGGGTCGCCCCAGCGCTCAAAATGCCCTCAAACACCACCTGACCGTCCGCCACCACTTGTAACCAGGATTGGCCGGTCATCTCCACCTGCACCTGGATGGCCGATGCTGGAGCTGGCGACGGTGTAACGGCGACTGGTGAGGGAGAAACCGGCATCTGGGGACTGGGTTTCGGACGAGCTGGCGTCTCTGGTGCCGGACTCAGGCTCGCCTGAGGTTTGGGCGTGGGACGCAGGAGATACGACAGCAGGCCAATGGCACCTAAAATGAGGGCAAAGTAAGTCAAATACAGATGCCAAGGCCGCAACGACGGACCACTGGGGGAACTGCTCGCAGGTAACGGCGTCACGGGCATTCCCGTGTCCAGAATCGATAAGTCCAAGTCTTCCACCTGGAGCAGCCGAGCGTATTGCCGGAGAAATCCCCGTACATAGACCGGTTCTGGCAGTTCCTGTACGTCCCCCTCCTCCAAGGCGCGCAACATCCGAGTTTGAATGTGGGTGTGTGCCGACACGTCCGCGAGCGACAAATGCTTGTCCTCCCGCACCTGGCGCAAATACTGACCTATCTCCCGCAAACGTGCTGCCTGCGCAGGGGTGTAAAGACTCACCTTCATCGCATCAACAACTTAACCGGCAGTCTTTACCCTATCTTACCCGCATCCTCGCCCGCACCGCATGGCAAAACGCCAACTCCGATGAGGTCAGCGGACGGATTTGGCCCACCGGTAGATTCCCCAGGTCAATCTTGCCAATTGCTTGCCGGTGCAACCGCACCACCGGATAACCCAGCTGGGCCGCCACACGCCGGATTTGCCGGTTCCGTCCCTCCCGCAACCGTACCTCCAACAGGGTCTGGTCTGGCCACGTTCGTAACACGCGCACTTGCGCTGGCAAGGTGGGGCGCCCGTCCAGTTCCACACCCTGTCGCCACTGGGCGAGTACGCGCGCCGACGGATGGCCAGTAACCCACACCCAGTACACCTTCCAGACGGGATGGCGAGGATGGGTCAAGGCCAAGGTTAAATCGCCGTCATTTGTGAGGAGCAAGGCGCCGGTCGTGTCGTAATCCAACCGTCCCACGGGATACAACGGCGGCAAGCCAGGGGGTAAAAAATCTCGCACGGTTGGGCGTCCTTGGGGGTCGCGACAGGTGCTGACTACACCCAGGGGTTTGTGCAGTAGGTAGTAGTACAAACCAGGGGCTGGCGGTAACGGTCGGCCTTGCACCGTAATCTGGTCCACCTGGGGGTCGCACTTTTGACCCACCTGCGCGGGTCGTCCGTTGACCCACACCTGTCCAGCTCGAATCAGAGCCTCTGCTTGCCGTCGCGCCGCGATTCCCCGTTGGGCCAGAATTTTTTGCAATCGCTCAATTGTCATCCCGTCAAACCCAGGTCCGCCAGGATGTCGGTGGCATGGGTATCGGTCTTGACGTTGGTATAAACGCGGCTGATTTTGCCCTGCGGGTCAATCACGTAGGTCACCCGCTGGCTGTAACCACCCCCATCCACATCATAGGCGCGGCTAATTGCTCCGCCCGTATCCACCAGCAGGGGAAACGGCAAGTTGTACTTCTGGGCAAACGCCTGGTGCGAGGCCTGATCGTCCTGGCTCACCCCCAACACCACCACATCGTGCTGCTGGTAAGCGGCGTAGTGGTCCCGAAATCCACAGGCCTCCTTGGTGCAACCGGGCGTGTCGTCCTTGGGATAAAAGTACAGTACCACCGTCTTGCCCGCAAAATCTGCCAGCGATACTGAACGTCCCTGCGTGTCCACTGTGCGAAAGTCAGGTGCTTGGGTTCCCACCGCCAGAGCCATGTTGCGTCTCCAATCCCTCGTCAACGCCATTGTAGCGCCTGGGGGTCGCCGCTCCCCACTGATGAGTCCCAAACCCCGATTTCATCGGCTCTTTCGTCTCTGCGCACCCCCATGACACTGATTACGATTCCTAATAAGCCGCTGAAAGTTAAGATAAATTTAAAGATGCTAATCGAATGGATGCACGACTTTCACTATACAGATTTTCCGCTCCACATCGTACTTGTCCAACCGCAAATCCCGCCAAATACGGGCAATATCGCGCGCACCTGTGCTGCAACTCGCACGCCTTTACATCTCATTGGCCCGCTGGGATTTGAATTGAGCGACCGCTACCTGAAACGCGCGGGTTTAGACTACTGGCCCTACGTCCTGTACCGCGTCTATCCCAACTGGCAAAGCTTTGTCAGTACATATCCCCAGGTGCGGGGGCGCTGGTTGGCCTTTACTCCCCAGGCCGAAACCTGCTTTTGGGACTACTCATTTCAGTGGGGAGACTGGCTATTTTTTGGGAGCGAAACCACGGGCTTGCCGGAGATTTGCCTGCAGGCATGTCATGCACAATTACGAATCCCCATGGTGGAGCCGGGAGTCCGTAGCCTGAACCTGTCCGTGAGTGTCGCCGTGGGTTTGTTTGAAGCTCGCCGCCAGCTATACCACATGAAGCGACCTTAAGTGTGTTTTCCAGAATACATATAACTTTTTTTTAATGTGAATCGGTGGCTGAGACGAGGCCATCGGCCTTCTCAGTCATAACGATTTATCATCGGGGGTTTACGGTTCACCGGGGCCACCGGCTAAATAATCAGGACAAGGGCGATGTGGTCCATGTTCCACACGTCTGGTGGTGGAGGGGTGATCGGGTGTTGGGTCCAACCGGCACGCGGGTAGCCCTCATCAGGTTCGCTCCTTGGTGCGTTTATCCTCACACCCGTTTTAGGAGGTAACTCATGCCGCAGCATGACCTAAGCCATTTTGACTGGCAGCCTCTGCAGGTTTCTTCCCAATCTAGGCCCTCGGTTACGACAACGCCGTTGCTTCGGCCTCTGGCGACATCTTCGGTTTTGACTGGCCTGGCAGCCGTGGGGGCGCTGGTCGGCCAGGGGATGGCGCTGGCCGAGGAACCCGCCGTCGCAACGGAGGGATTGCCATCGCAGCAGCAGGAAGCCGGTATGGCTGCTGTGCCAGAAGAGCTGGTGACACAACACCGCGTGCGAGCGGGAGAAACCCTGTGGCAGTTGTCGTACCTGTACCAGGTCACGGTGGAAGAGTTGGCGCGTTTCAACGGCCTGCAGCCGGATCAGGTACTAGAGGTAGGACAGGTCTTGAAGATCCCGCCTCGGTCGCTAGGACCTAATCGGGCGGAGAGTTTGCTCGAGCGGGTACGACAGCAGGCGCTGGCGCGGCAAAGGCCTTCCCTAGCAGCCATGATGGAGGCCCCGACGTTGGTGGCCCACAGTGCCCAAGAGGTTTCACCTAAACAGGCCTGGGAATACCGGGTGCAGCCAGGGGACACGTTGAGTGCAATTGCCCGTCGCTACCGGGTTTCTCTAGCGGAATTGGTGCGGTTCAACCAGTTGCGCGACCCGGATTGGCTGTACGTGGGTCAAGTCCTGCGGGTGCCAGCCACACCAGGGGTCTCCCCAGCATCGGCGGTTGCCCAGCGGCCTGTGCCGCAGGTGCTCGCGCGGCTACGAGCGCCCCGTTTGACCACGCCTCCGACGGCGCTCCCCGCTCCACCGGTCAATCCGCTACTGGGGACCGATGCGCTGGGTGAGGTGGGCAAGGCGCCGGCGCTAGATACGGATAATCTCCGGCGCCAACCGGCGGTTCAGGATTTATCGGCTATCTTGCCAAGGGTATTCCCACCCGTTTTGGATGAAGGTCCAGCGGATAACCGGCAAGCCCTGAGCCTACCGCCCATTGGAGAGGTGGATAAGTTCTTACCCAAAGACCCCACCTTTTTCCGGGGCTATATCTGGCCAGCACGAGGGGTATTGACGTCGGGGTTTGGGCCGCGCTGGGGCCGGATGCATCAGGGGATTGACATTGCCGGGCCAGTGGGAACGCCGATTGTAGCGGCGGCTTCAGGAACGGTGATCTTTGCCGGTTGGAACGCGGGCGGCTACGGCAATCTGGTGAAAATCTGGCACGACAACGGCAGCGTCACCTACTACGCCCATAACCACCGGATTCTGGTGCGGGAAAACCAGCGGGTGGAACAGGGGCAGTTGATTGCGGAGATGGGCAGTACCGGCTTTAGCACCGGTCCCCACTTGCACTTTGAAATCCGCAAGCGTGACCGGGGTCCGGTCAATCCCCTGGCGTTTTTGCCGTCGCGCCGGTGATGCCATAGGCAAATTGCAGTGAGGTTTACCGGGTCATGGGGTGTCCTATGGCCCTTTTTGTGTGGGTCAACCGCCAGCCCTTGTAAAAAAACCTATACAATTTGAAAAGTTTTAACAGTAGGTTGTCCCATGCCAACCCCTTCCGCTTCTGCTTGGTCAGCCTGGGTCCAGCGGCGGTTGCTGCTGGGCTGGGAACCAACGCCGGAGTTGCTGGCCATTCTGCTGGTGTATTTTGTGCAAGGGGTGATTGGGCTGGCACGGCTGGCGGTGAGTTTTTTCCTCAAGGATGAACTGGGACTGACGCCGGCGACGGTGGCGGCCTTAACTGGGATTGCGGCGTTGCCCTGGATGGTGAAACCGCTGCTAGGGCTAGTGGCGGACGGGTTGCCCTTGGCGGGGTACCGGCGGCGTTCCTATTTAATGC includes:
- a CDS encoding DUF4070 domain-containing protein, whose protein sequence is MTQAPARSRRTPYQPQNRRRILCVFPRYTPAFGTFHHAYELMPGVKAFMPPQGLLVVSAYMPESWDVRLIDENIRPVREWEYRWADAVIISGMHIQKPQILEINRKAHRYGKITVLGGPSVSACPEYYPDVDILHLGELGDATDAVIAYLDAHTERPKNQIIFRTKERVPLHEFPIPAYEKLPLDRYFIGSIQFSSGCPYHCEFCDIPALYGNNPRLKTPQQILEELDAILASGNPGAIYFVDDNFVGNRKAVMQLLPHLIEWQKKRGYPVQFACEATLNLAQSPKILAMMREAYFCTVFCGIETPEPEALHAISKDHNLSLPILEAVKILNSYGLEVVSGIIMGLDTDTPATADRILEFIRLSNIPMLTINLLYALPKTPLWERLEKEGRLIFDENRESNVDFLMPYEQVVAMWRKCITQAYTPEFIYQRFAYNLKHTYPNRIQPPNSPARTNWKNILKGLRLLANIFVKVGLLSDYRDAFWKFAKLALQQGQIEYLISAALVSHHLIKFARECGQGQQSASFYSQKVRHPVAVTTSY
- the cydB gene encoding cytochrome d ubiquinol oxidase subunit II, translated to MQSSLDPLAHFLPQVWFFILGLFLFLYVLLDGFDLGVGILSLTAKGEERRSILMTSLGNVWDANETWLVLMGGSLFGAFPLAYATILQALYIPLVIMVVGLILRAVSFEFRENADNKMVWNIAFGVGSFLAALGQGFALGTVFEGIKVDAAGHFVGTPWDWLTWRSVIVALTLIQGYVLIGSTYLILKTTGELQQTHYRTATIATWTTLAGAVFITVSTPLLSEPARELLFSRPMVYIFGAIPVLGLLLIIALLRSLQLRQEMAPIVYTFLIFALSFIGLGFLIFPNIIPPSITIYQAAAAPSTLVFMLTFVGFLIPIVLGYNIYNYVVFRGKIVGSESQKVQPVS
- a CDS encoding cytochrome ubiquinol oxidase subunit I, which translates into the protein MLETWLDTVTLSRWQFALTAIFHMLWPVLTTGMAIYLVIVEALWLKTRNLAYYHHARFWSKLYLLNFGIGVASGLPMAFQFGLNWAPFSESVGDFFGTLLGFEGTMAFMLEASFLGIMVFGWERVPPVIHLISTILVAIGANLSTFWILTANSWLQTPAGGVFANGKFIVQDYFRAIGNPFMLHSFLHMFFATFETALFVIGGISAWYLLNKRETEFFSRSFKIALTVLVIVAPLQILLGHWSAEQVYHYQPTKLAAMEALWETIPAHTPADWTLLALPNNQLETNTWELKIPGLLSYLLEFKPALDTPILGLKEWSPQDRPRLVGLVYYSFRVMIAIGLFFAGLMAVSLVQWWRGKLQPETISQNKWLLWSWVYAGPLGYIAVEAGWIVRCVGRQPWLVYGQLRTVESASHLPPQLVLFSLSGLMLMYAVFFVMTLYFGRKIILKGPNLSLPAPRAAVQPTVVIEPAQHLPDQRPAEAKF
- the hemF gene encoding oxygen-dependent coproporphyrinogen oxidase; translation: MTTPGLPPSDARQRVSAFLRQLQDEICQALEAADGKGKFREDTWERPEGGGGRSRVMEGGALLERGGVNFSEVWGQQLPPSILEQRPEAKGHAFYATGTSLVLHPRNPYVPTVHLNYRYFEAGPVWWFGGGADLTPYYPFREDAVHFHRVHKEALDAHHPEYYPVFKRWCDEYFYLKHRQETRGIGGIFFDYQDGVGLLYRGNHSQGNAAIYSNKVGELPPRSWEDIFRMVQSCAQAFLPAYMPIVERRRDMVYGDRERQFQLYRRGRYVEFNLIYDRGTIFGLQTNGRTESILMSMPPLARWEYCYTPEPGSPEAQLTQEFLKPQDWLAPVAV
- the bioB gene encoding biotin synthase BioB, whose amino-acid sequence is MTTTERDCRYDWQVAEVQAIYEQPLLELIVQAANVHRRYHPPRDVQVCKLVSVKTGGCPEDCAYCAQSAHYQTGITPQPLMDVEEVVAIAQRAKAQGVSRLCLGAAWREVRPGRQFDQVLEMIRRVTDLGLEVCCTLGMLTPEQAQRLSEAGLYAYNHNLDTSRRYYPQVITTRTYDDRLNTIAHIRQTPITVCCGGILGLGETHQDRIELLTTLACLQPHPESVPINILSRVPGTPMANQEPVPLWDVLRVLATARILMPKSDLRLAAGRAHLSPAEQALCFLAGVNSIFSSDDGQMLTRTTPCPSYQQDQALLAQLGLVARAPRVGNKTTC
- a CDS encoding DUF4115 domain-containing protein, whose product is MKVSLYTPAQAARLREIGQYLRQVREDKHLSLADVSAHTHIQTRMLRALEEGDVQELPEPVYVRGFLRQYARLLQVEDLDLSILDTGMPVTPLPASSSPSGPSLRPWHLYLTYFALILGAIGLLSYLLRPTPKPQASLSPAPETPARPKPSPQMPVSPSPVAVTPSPAPASAIQVQVEMTGQSWLQVVADGQVVFEGILSAGATQRWTARETLVLAAGNAGEVQVRINDGPPQPLGEKGEVKEVKLTAQNPRLSPQPLQ
- a CDS encoding rRNA pseudouridine synthase — its product is MTIERLQKILAQRGIAARRQAEALIRAGQVWVNGRPAQVGQKCDPQVDQITVQGRPLPPAPGLYYYLLHKPLGVVSTCRDPQGRPTVRDFLPPGLPPLYPVGRLDYDTTGALLLTNDGDLTLALTHPRHPVWKVYWVWVTGHPSARVLAQWRQGVELDGRPTLPAQVRVLRTWPDQTLLEVRLREGRNRQIRRVAAQLGYPVVRLHRQAIGKIDLGNLPVGQIRPLTSSELAFCHAVRARMRVR
- a CDS encoding peroxiredoxin, translated to MALAVGTQAPDFRTVDTQGRSVSLADFAGKTVVLYFYPKDDTPGCTKEACGFRDHYAAYQQHDVVVLGVSQDDQASHQAFAQKYNLPFPLLVDTGGAISRAYDVDGGGYSQRVTYVIDPQGKISRVYTNVKTDTHATDILADLGLTG
- a CDS encoding tRNA (cytidine(34)-2'-O)-methyltransferase yields the protein MHDFHYTDFPLHIVLVQPQIPPNTGNIARTCAATRTPLHLIGPLGFELSDRYLKRAGLDYWPYVLYRVYPNWQSFVSTYPQVRGRWLAFTPQAETCFWDYSFQWGDWLFFGSETTGLPEICLQACHAQLRIPMVEPGVRSLNLSVSVAVGLFEARRQLYHMKRP